A genomic segment from Lignipirellula cremea encodes:
- a CDS encoding DUF4886 domain-containing protein — MNLIRCSAVSLLWAAIAAASLPAAEPSRLADKTTATKTVRVLAIGNSFSHDATTYLGKLAAADGNRLILKTATIGGSPLQLHWDKAQLHEQDPGDREGLYGNGQGLKEILRDGPHDFVTIQQRSSLSHDAATYRPYAAKMQAYVKQHAPEAELLLHETWAYRVDDRRFTSPVRDSDEPRTQREMYEQLAKAYRTIAAELGVRLIPVGDAFYAADTDVKWGYKPDATFKPKQASAPGLPDQTRSLHVGYKWQMNGQAAPTLSMDGHHSSPAGRYLGACMWYEVLFGTSCVGNTFTAGLDADYARFLQETAHRAVAAAN; from the coding sequence ATGAATCTCATTCGCTGCTCGGCAGTTTCGTTACTCTGGGCGGCGATCGCCGCCGCATCGCTTCCAGCCGCTGAGCCTTCACGTCTCGCCGACAAGACGACGGCCACGAAAACAGTCCGCGTGCTGGCCATAGGTAATAGCTTTTCGCACGATGCCACCACTTATCTCGGCAAACTGGCGGCTGCGGACGGCAATCGACTGATCTTGAAAACCGCGACGATTGGCGGCAGCCCGTTGCAACTGCACTGGGACAAAGCCCAGTTGCACGAGCAAGACCCCGGCGACCGTGAGGGCCTCTACGGCAATGGCCAGGGCCTGAAAGAGATTCTGCGTGACGGTCCCCACGACTTCGTAACGATTCAGCAGCGGAGTTCCCTCAGCCATGACGCTGCCACTTATCGTCCCTATGCGGCAAAGATGCAGGCCTACGTGAAGCAGCACGCACCTGAGGCGGAACTGCTGCTGCACGAGACGTGGGCCTATCGTGTGGACGACCGACGCTTCACATCACCCGTGCGTGACTCTGACGAGCCCCGCACACAACGCGAAATGTACGAGCAACTGGCGAAAGCCTACCGCACGATTGCTGCCGAGCTGGGAGTGCGGCTGATTCCCGTGGGCGACGCCTTCTACGCAGCCGACACGGACGTGAAATGGGGTTACAAGCCGGATGCGACCTTCAAGCCCAAGCAGGCCAGCGCACCAGGGTTGCCAGATCAGACGCGTTCCTTGCACGTCGGCTATAAGTGGCAAATGAATGGCCAAGCCGCACCGACGCTCAGCATGGACGGCCACCACTCCAGTCCGGCAGGGAGGTATCTCGGCGCGTGCATGTGGTACGAGGTGCTGTTTGGGACGAGCTGCGTCGGCAATACGTTCACAGCCGGGCTCGATGCCGACTATGCCCGCTTCCTCCAAGAAACCGCCCACCGGGCTGTGGCGGCTGCGAACTAA
- a CDS encoding DUF1552 domain-containing protein, whose product MSLHRRDALKGLTLGAGSLVLSPLLQKLQAEAAGTEEMPRRFVFMLQPQGLQSWAVLPQEIDRPSSGVERKVVRSLNELTLADDVQPLKRYKDRVSILQGLNGKHVYPYHGGQFGALGGFLKGRTPAGETIDAALAKAYPATFPLVGLGIGSDLNAIYCSSAWGENQAIPTMCNQSYAYDVLFGSVLEGEDYVRFDRRSNLLDFLKEDVKRVQQKLAGEERRKFDVYVGAFETLDKRQHELREMAATLKQIAPEKDRKYLQTLESMQVEAHAELGVAALIAGLTNVVTICSGLCRNSGLYRGYTDEPFDMHGDVGHNHGGRGKELLSMLRRHQLEQLAVMADRLDTVPEGDGTMLDNTLFIYTSDFGETHHSTGYDWAFVLLGDLGRRLKTGQYVDYPLAGNSGNRSINALYCTLLHAAGIPRDHFNLDGARAAIDAPGPLDELLG is encoded by the coding sequence ATGTCGCTTCACCGCCGCGATGCTCTCAAGGGCCTGACGTTGGGGGCAGGTTCGCTAGTGCTGTCTCCCCTGCTTCAGAAGTTGCAGGCGGAAGCCGCGGGCACAGAAGAGATGCCCCGGCGTTTCGTGTTCATGCTGCAACCCCAAGGGTTGCAGAGTTGGGCGGTGCTGCCGCAAGAGATCGACCGCCCTTCATCGGGTGTCGAAAGAAAAGTCGTCCGCTCGTTGAATGAGTTGACGCTGGCGGACGACGTTCAGCCTCTAAAGAGATACAAGGATCGGGTTTCGATCTTGCAGGGGCTCAACGGAAAGCACGTGTATCCGTACCACGGCGGGCAGTTCGGAGCGCTCGGCGGGTTTCTCAAGGGACGAACGCCCGCAGGCGAAACGATCGATGCGGCGCTCGCCAAAGCATACCCCGCGACGTTCCCGCTGGTGGGATTGGGAATCGGCAGCGATCTCAATGCGATCTACTGCTCCAGCGCCTGGGGGGAGAATCAGGCGATTCCGACGATGTGCAATCAAAGCTACGCCTACGATGTCCTGTTCGGCAGCGTCCTGGAAGGCGAAGATTACGTCCGGTTTGACAGACGCAGCAACCTGCTGGATTTTCTCAAGGAGGACGTCAAGCGAGTCCAGCAGAAACTGGCAGGCGAGGAGCGGCGGAAGTTCGACGTCTACGTCGGAGCGTTCGAGACGTTGGACAAGCGGCAACATGAACTCCGCGAGATGGCGGCGACCTTGAAGCAGATCGCCCCTGAGAAGGACCGCAAGTACTTGCAAACGCTAGAGTCCATGCAGGTCGAAGCGCACGCGGAGTTGGGGGTCGCCGCCCTGATCGCCGGGCTGACCAACGTCGTGACAATCTGCTCGGGCTTATGCAGGAACTCGGGGCTGTATCGCGGCTACACGGACGAACCCTTCGATATGCACGGCGACGTTGGCCACAACCATGGCGGTCGAGGGAAAGAGTTGCTCTCGATGTTGCGGCGACATCAGCTTGAGCAACTCGCAGTGATGGCCGACCGGCTTGATACAGTGCCCGAAGGGGACGGCACGATGCTGGACAACACCCTGTTCATCTATACCAGCGACTTCGGCGAGACCCATCATTCAACAGGGTACGACTGGGCCTTCGTGTTGCTGGGCGACCTGGGCCGTCGACTGAAGACGGGTCAGTATGTCGACTATCCGCTCGCCGGCAACAGCGGCAATCGCAGCATCAACGCCCTCTATTGCACCCTGCTGCATGCTGCCGGAATCCCAAGAGATCACTTCAATCTCGACGGTGCTCGCGCAGCAATCGACGCGCCGGGTCCGCTTGACGAGTTGCTCGGTTGA
- a CDS encoding cytochrome P450 has protein sequence MFVESVLGRERPPGDPLACWNLELRVIPASAQVVGAHEADVLVARVIEIEEGPVLRGADLNASVEHLLAVIVAGLGVAIGAEQPEEFQPQRFAPEHAEAMPENAFLPFGIGPRACIGRRFAMMEGPLVLAELVRQFDVQLIEPDQTPELETQLSLHPRHGLRLRLTRH, from the coding sequence TTGTTTGTCGAATCCGTACTGGGTCGCGAGCGCCCACCGGGCGATCCGCTCGCCTGCTGGAATCTTGAGCTGCGGGTGATACCAGCGTCGGCGCAGGTCGTAGGTGCTCACGAAGCCGATGTTCTTGTCGCCCGCGTTATAGAAATCGAGGAAGGTCCGGTACTGCGCGGCGCGGATCTCAATGCCAGCGTTGAACATCTTCTCGCAGTAATCGTCGCGGGTCTGGGGGTAGCCATCGGTGCAGAGCAACCCGAGGAGTTTCAACCGCAACGATTTGCGCCCGAGCACGCGGAAGCAATGCCAGAGAACGCTTTCCTACCGTTTGGGATCGGTCCCCGCGCCTGCATCGGTCGCCGCTTCGCGATGATGGAAGGCCCGCTTGTGCTGGCAGAGTTGGTCCGCCAGTTCGACGTCCAGTTGATCGAGCCTGACCAGACGCCAGAACTCGAAACCCAACTCTCCTTGCATCCACGCCACGGGCTGCGGCTACGATTGACTCGCCACTGA
- a CDS encoding sulfatase-like hydrolase/transferase produces the protein MEPPDHRRPPAPADNSSQHKPRPRNKLTSAATRPTAPHDEKYHLTEDMAEKAITWLKLHRSFSPDQPFLMYWAPGAAHGPHHVFPEWAKKYQGKFDQGWDKLRKEVFARQKQLGWIPADAKLTERAETMEAWDDIPDSQREFQLRLMELFAGFVEHTDAQVGKLVDYLEQTGQRENTMIIYIWGDNGSSAEGQKGSISELLAQNQIPNTIEQQLEALKGLGGLDALGGPLTDNMYHASWAWAGSTPFRYTKLVASHFGGTRNPLVISWPKGIKPDKRPRSQFYHVNDIAPTIYDLLDITPPKVVNGFAQDPIDGVSMTASFADTDAPENKPVQYFDNNGSRGIYKDGWYACTFGPLIPWVNAQPGLAEWDSAKDVWELYNLREDFSQANDLATKHPEKLAELKKLFLEQARENKVFPIGAGIWLRLHPEDVITSPYRSWVFDETTTRMPEFTAPGLGKKSNTVTIELECGKDASGVLYALGGAGGGLTCYMDDGYLVFEYNLMIVQRFIAKSKEKLTAGKHTIVVDTSLKSPRPGSPADIVLTVDGKEVARTTAKMTVPAAFTASESFDVGVDLGSTVSREYYKRRPFRFNGKIQKVRVALK, from the coding sequence CTGGAACCGCCTGATCACCGCCGCCCGCCCGCTCCCGCCGATAACTCAAGCCAACACAAACCGCGACCCCGAAATAAACTAACATCAGCGGCTACCAGGCCGACTGCACCCCATGACGAGAAGTACCACCTTACCGAGGACATGGCGGAGAAGGCCATTACATGGCTCAAACTGCACCGTTCGTTCTCACCGGATCAGCCGTTTCTAATGTACTGGGCACCCGGCGCGGCTCATGGTCCGCATCATGTGTTCCCGGAATGGGCGAAGAAGTACCAGGGCAAGTTCGACCAGGGATGGGATAAGCTCCGTAAGGAAGTCTTCGCTCGTCAAAAACAACTCGGTTGGATTCCCGCAGACGCGAAACTCACTGAGCGTGCCGAGACGATGGAGGCCTGGGATGACATTCCAGATTCCCAGCGCGAGTTTCAACTGCGGCTGATGGAACTGTTCGCAGGGTTTGTCGAACATACCGACGCCCAAGTCGGCAAACTGGTCGATTATCTGGAGCAAACGGGCCAGCGCGAGAACACGATGATTATCTATATCTGGGGCGATAACGGTTCGTCAGCCGAAGGGCAGAAAGGCTCGATCAGCGAGTTGCTGGCGCAGAATCAAATCCCAAACACGATCGAGCAGCAGCTCGAAGCCTTGAAGGGGCTCGGCGGACTTGATGCGCTGGGCGGCCCTCTGACCGACAACATGTACCATGCTTCCTGGGCCTGGGCCGGTTCGACGCCTTTTCGCTACACAAAACTTGTCGCCTCGCATTTCGGGGGAACTCGCAACCCGCTCGTGATTTCGTGGCCCAAGGGGATCAAGCCCGACAAGCGACCACGATCCCAGTTCTACCACGTCAACGACATCGCTCCGACCATCTATGATCTGCTCGACATTACGCCGCCCAAGGTAGTCAACGGGTTCGCTCAAGATCCCATCGACGGTGTGAGCATGACCGCTTCGTTCGCTGATACTGACGCGCCGGAAAACAAGCCGGTGCAGTATTTCGACAACAACGGCAGCCGAGGAATCTACAAGGATGGCTGGTACGCCTGCACGTTCGGGCCGTTGATTCCGTGGGTCAATGCGCAACCTGGTTTGGCCGAATGGGATTCCGCCAAGGATGTGTGGGAACTCTACAACCTGAGAGAAGATTTCTCCCAAGCCAACGATTTGGCTACGAAGCACCCAGAAAAACTCGCGGAGTTGAAGAAACTGTTCTTGGAACAGGCTAGGGAAAACAAAGTGTTCCCGATTGGAGCCGGGATTTGGCTCCGGCTGCATCCCGAAGATGTGATCACCTCGCCGTACCGAAGCTGGGTGTTTGACGAAACCACGACACGCATGCCGGAGTTCACGGCACCCGGCCTCGGAAAGAAAAGCAACACTGTCACGATCGAACTTGAATGTGGAAAGGATGCCAGTGGGGTGTTGTACGCCCTGGGCGGTGCGGGCGGCGGACTGACGTGCTACATGGATGACGGCTACCTGGTGTTTGAATACAACCTGATGATCGTCCAGAGGTTCATCGCCAAATCGAAGGAGAAGCTCACTGCTGGAAAGCACACGATCGTCGTCGACACCTCGTTGAAGTCCCCTAGACCGGGCTCTCCCGCCGATATCGTGCTCACCGTCGATGGGAAGGAAGTGGCGCGGACTACGGCAAAAATGACCGTACCAGCCGCTTTCACGGCTAGCGAGAGCTTTGACGTTGGCGTCGATTTGGGGTCCACTGTTTCCCGGGAATACTATAAGCGGCGACCCTTTCGATTCAACGGGAAGATTCAGAAGGTGCGAGTGGCATTGAAGTAA
- a CDS encoding cytochrome P450, producing MNQAAPPGPMGRWGGNNHLRAIRADFREFSHALHQEHGDVVSYRVLGQSVFQFASPDLAHEVLVEKAKSLCKPDNQKRALGPIIGRNLFTSDGPAWVTRRRLLAPVFLPQVIERYRSIVVRQARSELDRLSNGEANVSRIANTIALLSVAESLFGTAVNDVADEFLDVAARLQGAVTRQILSPFLLPLWIPTADNRTVRSSLRFFHSLISPLIDQRRKSPGQHLDLLAALLTATDQEGKAHLNDREARDEALTMLLAGSDTTAAALSWSAFLLARHPETQHRLREEVVAAGDESIPRLAEQVFLEAMRLYPPAIAIARQAAQPVEIGGIPIPRGALVFVSVYSIHHDSRWFPQPEEFQPQRFAPEHAEAMPENAFLPFGIGPRACIGRRFAMMEGPLVLAELVRQFDVQLTKPDQTPELETQLSLHPRHGLRLRLTRH from the coding sequence ATGAATCAAGCCGCACCGCCCGGTCCGATGGGACGCTGGGGTGGGAACAATCATCTTCGCGCGATACGAGCCGACTTTCGGGAGTTTTCCCACGCCTTGCACCAGGAGCACGGCGACGTTGTCTCGTATCGCGTGCTGGGACAATCGGTGTTTCAGTTCGCGAGCCCCGACTTGGCGCACGAGGTATTAGTCGAGAAGGCGAAGTCGCTCTGCAAACCCGACAATCAGAAACGTGCGTTGGGCCCGATTATTGGCCGCAACCTGTTCACGAGCGATGGCCCAGCCTGGGTCACTCGTCGACGCTTGCTCGCCCCGGTATTCCTGCCACAGGTCATCGAACGGTATCGCTCGATTGTCGTAAGACAGGCACGTTCTGAGTTGGATCGGCTGAGCAACGGCGAGGCGAACGTCTCGCGCATCGCAAATACCATCGCGCTGCTCTCTGTGGCGGAATCGCTGTTCGGCACAGCCGTGAATGACGTCGCCGACGAGTTTCTTGATGTGGCGGCGCGCCTGCAAGGAGCGGTAACGCGGCAGATCCTCAGCCCGTTTCTGTTGCCGCTCTGGATACCGACTGCTGACAACCGCACCGTGCGCTCGTCGCTCCGCTTCTTCCATTCCCTGATTTCGCCGCTGATCGACCAGCGGCGGAAATCGCCCGGCCAGCATTTGGATCTGCTCGCCGCGTTGCTCACTGCGACCGACCAGGAAGGCAAGGCGCATCTCAACGACCGTGAGGCGCGTGATGAAGCCTTGACCATGCTGCTTGCCGGCAGTGACACGACGGCTGCCGCACTCAGCTGGTCGGCGTTCCTCCTGGCCAGGCATCCAGAGACTCAGCACCGACTACGAGAGGAAGTCGTCGCTGCGGGCGACGAATCCATTCCCAGGTTGGCGGAACAAGTCTTCCTGGAAGCGATGCGACTGTATCCGCCTGCCATTGCGATTGCCCGGCAAGCGGCTCAGCCCGTCGAAATCGGCGGCATCCCAATCCCTCGGGGCGCGCTCGTCTTCGTCAGCGTTTACTCAATCCACCATGATTCTCGGTGGTTCCCGCAACCCGAGGAGTTTCAACCGCAACGATTTGCGCCCGAGCACGCGGAAGCAATGCCAGAGAACGCTTTCCTACCGTTTGGGATCGGTCCCCGCGCCTGCATCGGTCGCCGCTTCGCGATGATGGAAGGCCCGCTTGTGCTGGCAGAACTGGTCCGCCAGTTCGACGTCCAGTTGACCAAGCCAGACCAGACGCCAGAACTCGAAACCCAACTCTCCTTGCATCCACGCCACGGGCTGCGGCTGCGATTGACTCGCCACTGA
- a CDS encoding tyrosine-type recombinase/integrase yields the protein MQCLAWRTLDRYRAALSHFCEFCEEAKVPKIDAVTVATVEDFVRFLRGQTRTRNGHQNGKRRQYKLTGIKFILGACKTAFNWAYQRRMLPPYASNPFSDFKCSALRDSETVDKEVRIFTAQQEQDFFAACSEWQRGLFLPLAQLGVRAGELTHLLISDVDLDSRVIHIRSKPEMLWRVKTRRRRVLPLVDTLRVLFEKLIAGRKVGFVIQNRAFAAGTQQPARQFKSDREFRQHLARLLDAQHESNPLAQERDLRKAAMKYCRTIGQVPIARLRLEFCDLTKAIGCPEFTRVHDLRHLFTSRAIPAPLPAGSQGWRYD from the coding sequence GTGCAATGCCTGGCCTGGCGCACGCTGGATCGCTACCGCGCCGCCTTGTCGCACTTTTGCGAGTTCTGTGAAGAGGCAAAGGTACCGAAGATCGATGCCGTCACGGTCGCCACGGTGGAAGATTTTGTCCGCTTCCTGCGAGGGCAAACTCGCACCCGGAACGGCCACCAGAACGGAAAGCGGCGGCAATACAAGCTCACGGGAATCAAATTCATTCTCGGCGCCTGCAAGACGGCGTTTAACTGGGCTTACCAGCGACGCATGCTGCCCCCTTACGCGAGCAACCCGTTCAGCGACTTCAAGTGCAGCGCCCTCAGGGACAGCGAAACCGTCGACAAAGAGGTGCGCATTTTCACCGCGCAGCAAGAGCAGGATTTCTTCGCGGCCTGCTCGGAATGGCAGCGCGGTCTCTTTCTTCCGTTGGCGCAGCTCGGCGTGCGGGCCGGTGAACTCACGCATCTGCTGATCAGCGATGTCGACCTGGATTCTCGCGTCATCCACATTCGCAGCAAGCCCGAGATGCTGTGGCGTGTAAAGACGCGCCGCCGGCGTGTTCTTCCGCTGGTCGACACGTTGCGAGTCCTGTTCGAGAAGCTGATTGCCGGCCGCAAAGTTGGTTTTGTGATCCAGAACCGAGCCTTCGCCGCGGGAACGCAGCAGCCGGCGCGTCAGTTCAAGTCCGACCGGGAATTCCGGCAGCACCTGGCCAGACTGCTCGATGCTCAACACGAATCGAATCCTCTTGCTCAGGAACGCGACCTGAGGAAGGCCGCGATGAAGTACTGCCGAACCATCGGCCAGGTCCCCATCGCGCGGCTGCGTTTGGAATTCTGTGATTTGACGAAGGCGATCGGCTGCCCGGAGTTTACGCGGGTCCACGACCTTCGGCACCTGTTCACCAGCCGGGCAATTCCGGCTCCGTTACCTGCAGGGTCTCAGGGCTGGCGATACGACTGA
- a CDS encoding VIT1/CCC1 transporter family protein, whose protein sequence is MFVQHRERHRTDRIGWLRAAVLGANDGIVSTASLVVGVAAAHSPASDILIAGVAGLVAGAMSMAAGEYVSVSSQADTESADLDRERKELATDGEAEHYELAAIYASRGVEPSLARQVAEQLMAHDALATHARDELGISDMTTARPVQAAMASAATFAIGAALPLVTVLATPPTALIPAVIATSILFLALLGGFGAHAGGAPVIKAALRVTFWGALAMGLTAGVGALFGAAI, encoded by the coding sequence ATGTTTGTACAACACCGCGAGCGACATCGAACGGACCGAATCGGCTGGTTACGCGCCGCCGTCTTGGGAGCCAATGACGGAATCGTGTCCACTGCAAGCCTTGTCGTCGGGGTGGCCGCAGCACACTCGCCAGCCAGCGACATTTTGATCGCGGGTGTGGCGGGCCTTGTCGCCGGCGCGATGTCGATGGCGGCGGGGGAGTACGTCTCCGTCAGTTCCCAAGCCGATACGGAAAGTGCTGACTTGGATCGAGAGCGAAAGGAGTTGGCGACGGATGGTGAGGCTGAACATTACGAGCTGGCGGCGATCTACGCCAGTCGCGGGGTTGAGCCGTCTCTGGCTCGGCAAGTTGCCGAACAACTGATGGCCCACGATGCGTTGGCTACCCACGCTCGCGATGAACTTGGCATCTCGGACATGACGACCGCCCGCCCCGTGCAAGCGGCGATGGCCTCAGCAGCAACTTTTGCCATTGGTGCCGCACTGCCCCTGGTGACGGTCCTCGCCACTCCACCGACAGCCTTGATCCCGGCTGTGATTGCGACGTCGATTCTGTTCCTTGCGCTCCTGGGCGGATTCGGCGCACATGCGGGTGGCGCTCCCGTGATCAAAGCTGCTCTACGAGTCACGTTCTGGGGTGCACTTGCGATGGGATTGACCGCAGGAGTTGGCGCATTGTTTGGGGCAGCCATCTGA
- a CDS encoding ankyrin repeat domain-containing protein, whose translation MRIACGRSLRVAEHNYSKCGTPFTMSKRRPKDESIAQSSQADKLATALVEAAMLGSLEDVQRLLAAGAPVDGLHPTDGQSALMYAAAYGYVEVLTALVAAGADPNVLSMEQGFEDWTAAMYAVDSHAGSRCDILRHLHKAGADLNLQNRAGRTALIQAVSWGTDRLDVIHTLLRLGVDLERCDSTGDTALVLATEAERDEIVQLLKSAGADDSALAVATLMRCAEMGDVDAMREALAAGVDVNVIRYATPITVAATSGQTAVVQLLIDAGADVNLPEHAGGWNPLLRAAYRGHAEVVRLLVAAGADVRVREDEGHDAIDLVALGSADGLAPAEDYDEIVRLIRSAS comes from the coding sequence ATGCGAATCGCTTGCGGGCGGTCGTTACGAGTTGCAGAACATAACTACTCCAAATGTGGGACGCCATTCACAATGTCAAAAAGACGTCCGAAAGACGAAAGCATTGCCCAATCGTCACAAGCAGACAAACTCGCCACTGCATTGGTTGAAGCTGCCATGCTAGGTAGTCTCGAAGATGTACAGCGATTGCTGGCCGCGGGAGCTCCGGTAGATGGCCTACATCCAACCGATGGGCAATCGGCATTGATGTATGCCGCAGCCTACGGATACGTCGAAGTGCTCACCGCGTTGGTGGCAGCGGGAGCGGACCCCAATGTGCTCAGTATGGAACAAGGCTTCGAGGATTGGACGGCAGCGATGTACGCTGTTGATAGTCACGCTGGCAGTCGTTGCGATATTCTGCGACACCTTCATAAGGCCGGGGCCGATTTGAATCTGCAAAACCGTGCTGGTCGTACCGCTCTGATTCAAGCGGTTTCTTGGGGCACTGATCGGCTCGATGTCATTCACACTCTGCTGCGACTTGGTGTGGATTTGGAACGCTGCGACAGCACGGGCGATACCGCTCTGGTCCTGGCAACAGAAGCTGAGAGGGATGAGATTGTGCAACTTTTGAAAAGCGCCGGAGCCGACGACTCCGCGCTGGCAGTTGCGACCTTGATGCGATGCGCTGAGATGGGAGATGTTGACGCCATGCGTGAGGCGTTGGCGGCTGGCGTCGATGTCAATGTCATTCGTTATGCTACGCCGATCACAGTCGCGGCGACCAGCGGTCAGACTGCGGTCGTGCAGTTACTCATTGACGCGGGTGCGGATGTGAACCTCCCCGAGCATGCAGGTGGTTGGAATCCACTGTTGCGGGCTGCGTACCGAGGACATGCCGAGGTGGTACGACTTCTGGTTGCCGCTGGAGCGGATGTCCGGGTCCGAGAGGATGAAGGGCATGATGCCATTGATTTGGTTGCTCTCGGTAGCGCGGACGGGCTGGCCCCAGCAGAAGACTACGATGAGATCGTTCGGCTGATCCGGAGCGCATCGTGA
- a CDS encoding DUF1588 domain-containing protein has translation MTACKIVLLAIALLVAVEGNGKSEETAPVESTPPPFVASFVRSHCLSCHGSDAQEGDFDARPLLRDVIRSEETASSWRRVLEQVATGNMPPAEAPRPDLADVGRIVQVVRGELRASRNGRELGFPDKGNLLPHGVLFGKEPTNLAAATQARVWRISPHQYAALLSTLNGIRYKPVEAGTGTSLSKIRSLVAPLPLRGGEGLQDYSDLYQVDAAHTDQLLLNASVVARHILSGEGDKRLAQTLVPLSESKEKLSDKQIVLAVDAVSLTILDREPTDVERTRYSGFFRQSMNRFGNRAGLEDLLAAVLMSPQAVFRVELGEGSPDEQGRVRLTQHEEANAIAFALTDRPPGAQVRKLLQRGRFNSREYLEQLLTENTEENDRVLRFFREFFGYGGAPEVFKDEELLPPTMRNYLVSDTDHLVLRILERDQDVLKELLTTNESFVFVSSLRSNRFRELQTKGVSHPFDDKYRVNEAYNLAAEDWTVEQPLTLPKEHRAGILTQPSWLIAHSTNDGNHAIHRGKWIRERLLGGAIPDTPITVDAQLPNEPHSTLREKMRVTRESYCWQCHQRMDPLGLPFEMFDHWGRQRTEELGRPVDSAGAILVAPETGLEGPVDNAIELVHRLGRSEHVEQVFVRHAFRYWMGRNEEPHDAPTLQAAWKAYREHGGSMRALLRSLLTSDSFVYRTPQKSTPSHPDKD, from the coding sequence ATGACTGCCTGTAAAATCGTACTTCTGGCAATCGCCCTCCTTGTGGCCGTGGAGGGAAACGGAAAATCCGAGGAGACCGCTCCTGTCGAATCCACTCCTCCGCCGTTTGTCGCGAGTTTTGTACGGTCGCATTGCCTAAGCTGCCATGGTTCCGATGCGCAGGAAGGTGACTTCGACGCTCGTCCCCTCCTTCGGGATGTGATCCGTTCCGAAGAGACTGCGTCCAGTTGGAGGCGCGTTCTGGAGCAGGTCGCGACTGGCAACATGCCGCCTGCGGAAGCACCGCGCCCCGATCTCGCAGATGTTGGGCGAATCGTGCAAGTTGTTCGCGGAGAGCTGCGTGCGTCCAGAAATGGACGTGAACTCGGGTTTCCCGACAAGGGCAACCTGCTGCCCCACGGGGTTCTCTTCGGGAAAGAACCGACAAATCTAGCCGCCGCCACCCAGGCTCGGGTCTGGCGCATCTCCCCGCACCAGTACGCCGCGCTGCTCTCGACCCTCAATGGCATCCGTTACAAGCCAGTGGAAGCCGGCACCGGCACGAGCCTATCCAAAATCCGTTCACTCGTGGCCCCTTTGCCGCTCCGTGGCGGCGAGGGCTTGCAAGACTATTCGGATCTGTACCAGGTGGATGCCGCACATACGGATCAACTGCTGCTCAACGCCAGCGTCGTCGCCAGACACATTCTTTCGGGCGAGGGAGACAAACGCCTTGCGCAAACGCTCGTTCCCCTATCGGAATCGAAAGAGAAACTCAGCGACAAGCAGATCGTTCTTGCGGTGGATGCCGTCTCTCTGACGATTCTCGATCGCGAGCCGACCGACGTCGAGCGGACCCGTTACAGTGGCTTCTTTCGCCAGAGCATGAATCGCTTCGGCAACCGCGCAGGTCTGGAGGATCTTCTTGCCGCCGTATTGATGAGCCCGCAGGCGGTCTTCCGAGTTGAACTGGGTGAAGGCTCACCAGACGAGCAGGGGCGCGTGCGACTCACACAGCACGAGGAAGCCAACGCGATCGCTTTCGCTTTGACCGACAGACCGCCTGGGGCGCAGGTGCGAAAACTTTTGCAGCGGGGCCGGTTCAACTCGCGGGAATACCTGGAGCAACTGCTTACCGAGAACACCGAAGAGAATGATCGCGTGTTGCGGTTCTTCCGCGAGTTTTTCGGCTACGGCGGCGCACCGGAAGTGTTCAAAGATGAGGAACTGCTGCCGCCCACGATGCGCAACTACCTCGTCTCGGATACCGATCATCTGGTCTTGCGGATTCTTGAACGTGACCAGGACGTTCTGAAAGAGTTGCTGACCACCAACGAGAGCTTTGTCTTTGTGTCGTCGCTGCGATCGAATCGCTTTCGCGAGCTTCAAACGAAAGGTGTTTCGCACCCTTTCGACGACAAGTACCGGGTGAACGAGGCGTACAATCTTGCCGCCGAGGACTGGACGGTCGAGCAACCCCTGACGCTGCCCAAGGAGCATCGCGCGGGAATCCTGACGCAGCCGAGTTGGCTCATCGCCCACTCCACCAATGACGGTAATCACGCCATCCATCGAGGAAAGTGGATTCGCGAACGATTGCTTGGCGGTGCGATTCCCGACACGCCGATCACCGTCGATGCGCAGCTCCCCAACGAACCGCACAGCACGCTCCGCGAAAAAATGCGAGTGACCCGCGAGTCGTATTGCTGGCAATGTCATCAGCGGATGGACCCGCTGGGACTGCCGTTCGAGATGTTCGATCATTGGGGTCGGCAACGCACCGAGGAACTCGGTCGGCCGGTGGATTCGGCAGGTGCGATTCTCGTGGCGCCCGAGACGGGGCTCGAAGGACCCGTCGACAATGCGATCGAACTCGTACACCGCTTGGGAAGGTCCGAGCACGTTGAACAAGTTTTTGTTCGCCATGCATTCCGTTACTGGATGGGGCGCAATGAAGAACCGCACGACGCGCCGACGCTGCAAGCTGCCTGGAAAGCGTATCGAGAGCACGGCGGCAGCATGCGAGCACTTCTGCGATCCCTGCTGACCAGCGACTCGTTCGTGTACCGAACGCCCCAGAAATCCACGCCGTCACACCCCGACAAGGATTAG